The genomic window AGCTAGTACTTACTACAGGGCCTGGGGCCTAGGGCGGCAGAGACTGTAGATCCGCCACTGGATGGATTCTAGTACCTaatcttaatttataaaatttgcatATTTTTAGAGTATTAGCAGAGCAAACAGAAGCCTTAAGAAAGCGAAGAATTGAACAACTATCACAGAAAATTGACATTATAGTTGCTGGAAAAAGGCAGaaacttattacaaaaaaaattcccAGTAAGATTTTGTGGCTAAATATTACCTAAATCAAGTAGTTGATTgaagtgtaaaataataatataaaattttgttattttatacgtAGTGACATTTAGAATAACAAATTATTTCGGTTTCGGTAATAAATCATTTGAGTTTGAAGGTTGTTAACATGTTACTCCAATTTATTCTTGCAGTTACAGAAGAAAACTTGAATAAACAAGCATTGTTGCAGGAAGAAATAGATAAATTACCCCCTTTGTTGCCAGCTCATGTGCTTGTGCACTTACCTACACAGCACCATATGGATACAGGTAAATACTATGCCGGGTATCtagtagatatttttaattgaaaattataTCTTTAAAAACATTGATATTGTCGCTTTCCTGTAGATGTGCTTTGTTAAATAAGCAATCAACATTTATATAATAGGTACTTGATGTCACAttgtataggtaattaaatgATTATTATATTTCCTCTATTTCCAGTTTCTCTTATCACAAATTACAATCATTATTTCTATGTACAATGaagtatatgtatacatacatacaaattaaattaatcagTTAAGTTAATGTGCATAATATTACCTcttaatatattaaaacaacTCAATGCTAAATTAATGTAACATTACTTAATTTCAGAAAAAAGTAAAGTTGGCTTAGATGTTTTGAGTCCTAGCATAAGGGAAGGAGACGGAGTTCTACATTTCACTGTTTTTGATGATCTTTGGGAAAAAGGCCATTATATTACAAGTGGCTCCAAATTTGGATCAGATTTTCTTGTTTATGCAGGTAAATGTATAGTTTCTGTTTAATTTGTGTAATCTGCCGTTTTGTTTTCAGAATGAGGCCTGTGATTAATATTATATGCCCCactacaatattaataatatttctacATTTGTTTACAGGGGACCCTGTCAAATTTCATGCTATGTATATGGTTCGCTGTATAAAAGATGATAAGACATCCTTCAGACCTATCAACCTCATAACATTTGGAAGATTGTCAGTAGCTGTGAATAAAATAGCTCTTTTAGCGTTTTGTAACATATATGGACAAGTTCAATACCAAACTCTACAATGGCATGATAATACTAATTAAATGATATATAAACTTACAATTATTGTTTGattcttattctttatttatttaaattatgatgaATGCACCAGTTGTGCATAAGGTGTACCatatgcttgtttaccaccatCCAATTTTAAAAAGATAACGCTGTAAAGCACTCTATTCATGGTCGTACATAACTTGCGACCGAAAAGGAAAATAAAGAAAGCGCAGAAATTTAAAGTGTTTTTACTAAACACTCGAACACGTTCGCCAACGTCAATGTGACAGTTCTTTGGTGTTGTTAGCCTAGTGTTTATCTAAACTCGAGGaccttattttaaaatttaagagtTGGCGTAGGCGtaactacttaaataaaatacgttaattGTACGAGTTAATTTATATAATGCTAGTGTTGATTGCCTAAGCATCCTTCATTGTGTTTCTAGTTAAAATAGTGCTATAGCAAGAAATGTAAACGCATGGCGTGTAGTGCACTTATAGCGCATTTGgcgtttttgatttttgattttaatCAACTAGTAACACCACCTGTTTTGTCGTCGTCGAGCGACTAGCGAGTAATTGTAACTgctaacaaaatatatattttttagatttaaacAGTGAAAGACTACAAATTTCTTTGACAAAATGGCAGATCCGGAATTGGAACAAATCAGACAACAGCGATTAGCTCAGTTACAAGCTCAACATGGGGTATGTATCATGCTTTTTACTTTGATTGAGGTTAACTATTCATAGTAACAACATACCGACATATCTTTCAATGTCGGTTcaatttgtttctttttaatggAAAAAATGCTTGATTATTTCAGGGAACAGGCGATCCGAACAAGGCTAAGCAGCAGGAGGAGAGAATGGAAGAAGCAAAACACACGATTCTTGCACAAGCCCTTAGTCAAGATGCCCGGGCCAGATGTGagttaagttttgttttaacaAGAAACTAGaagtttctttgtttttatctcttaaaaaatacgttttaaATACCTGAATTATGAAGTTCAACGCGATTTACTTCATGAAAACTGTTGctaatgtttattgttaatttttttagggttccgtacccaaagggtgaaaacgggacattattacttagactccactgtccgtctgtctgtctgtccgtctgtctatctgtcaccaggttgtatcaaGAACagagatagctagacagttgaaattttcacagatgatgtatttctgttgcttctataacaacaaatactaaaaaagtacgaaacttttggtgggcaagtccgactcgcacttgtccggtttttctatTGGGTTAGGTatgttaaattttcaaatagTGATTTGCCTCAGAAAAAAAGTTTatgaatgattatttttattgtatctaATCTACTTCTAGTTTTCAGTTGAATTTCCCATAAATACCTATGCATAGAGATTTATACATTTCCTTCCATTCTTCTCGCATCAAATGATATCCATATGACAGTCCCTTCAAGTCTCTTTTGGTTgggattaatttaataaataattgaatgaatatatttttacagaattgTTATCCAGGAAAATGTAGTGAAGTCATAAAATTGACCAAAATCTTAATTAAAaagaacattaaataatttcatggtttagactcacttgtttggTTGTTTTAGAAATGATTCAATGTTTAATTATgtgttagtttaaattcgattaaaaagaACATTTTTGTCCTCCAATCTGGCAAGTACTGGCAACTCTATTTAAAGTTGGAATTTGACTTGGTCCATTTTGCTGACTTGTACCGTATAATAATTAACCTTATTTCATATTACCTAATTTCAGTGAACACAATAAAACTAAGCAGACCAGAGAAAGGTGCCATGGTGGAAAACATGATCTGCAGAATGGCTCAAATGGGACAAGTACGCACCAAGATCTCCGAGCAAGAACTGATCCAACTCCTAGAGTCAGTCAACCAGCAGATGGGGAAATCAACCAGCACTGTTAAATTTGACAGGAGGAGGGCAGCCCTTGATTCTGATGATGATTTGTAGCCGATTTGGCCACTTCACTGTAGTCTgttagtttaggtattttaaaagaatgtaaacaaacaaaatcacgcttaagaggaaaggggatggccgcttctccatacaaacatagtccccattttcctctctggatattaacatattTAATGTTAAGTCAAAGTAAGGGGCATAACTATGGCTAATATGCCATAGTTATGCCCCTTAATTAGCCATAGTTATGCCCCTtactttgatttttttcgattctttgattattataagaattaggagaaaaacaaatattgtcttcggttaccgcgatagttactcatgaaataaaactgtgaaaacagattatatcgcgtatattgaatttataatacatcccgacattcaacaacaaaaacaagagaaaaacaatttccatacacatttttaaatgctcccaactcttataataattagaaatTTCAGAAATATCAAACAgaggggcatagctgtgattaatatacataaactgtgtcaaaatattttcaattatgttaatatccagagaggaaattgGGACtatgttttgtatggaaaggcgatttcgcgtgTCATCCACTTTCGTCTTGACCCATATATACCCAAAACTTGTTTAGCTTCTTCTTATAAGGTTACGTTACAGGCTCTGTCTCCTGCTAATTTTAATGAGTATGAgcaagttttattcagtgggTCGAAAACGACCCAATGGGCATATATGggttaataaatttcattttccAATGTCAGTTATGGTTGTTAATCTTTTCgccgccattgacttgatataaaATCAGTACATATCGCCGCCATTaacttgatataaagtcagtacatTTCGTGCCCCACACTCCATAACTTGATATGTTATACGGGTTGTTTACGTGCAGTTTGTGGCTTGGCGTTGATGACACTATTATTTCATTGACGTGGCTGCGAAAAGGTTAAGCATGGTGGGGCAGAAAGAGATAATATGACTTAGTTATGTGGTTTTATTTGTTGGCATTAGTTTAACTGAACAGACTATAggctttaaattattttaatcccATTACAATAATACATAATGCGTTAAGACTTGAAAGGAgaggttttaataaaataaatacaaaacaatagATTTTATACAGCAAAGCTACAACCATATCATCAAATCTAGCAACAGGTTACTTTggttattgtatatttttactttattacttattttgtctTTAAAAATGGTACTTGTCCTATGACCATGATGCCTAAGCATAAACTTCTATTAGCACACGGTTAGTTAAGTCATAATTATGTTTTCAACAGGATCTAACAGATCTTTataaaactaatattattaatcctTTGCATAGGTGCTAAACTAAATAAATGAAACTAGTTTCATAACAATGATTTTGTGCCTTTAGGTATATTGCAGTCACaatagcattttttatttattttcggatTCCCttgaaaaaatgtatgtaatgaaGGTCGCTTTAATtctacatttatttatgtttatttaaaaataaaagatcttGTAAAATGCCatgttgttattttatttaaacgggAGTTGCTAGGTTACcattatttatgtttgtatcttcttggatttcacgggcctataaatcccggtcttttgataggcttgcgtgaggatatatgtaagtatgtaatataatttgctaaagtataatattttaaaacaaaacaaatagtgttcctcattaaaaaaaaagtatataaaacttagataaataactttaaaaccaTAGGTAGTCTCTACAGGGACAATTAACTTTGTGTCAGAATTTATGGATACACTAGatatctcaaaactttttgtcTATAAAagctattaaatttaatatcgtacaaacataaaaatataaaaacataaataattaaattaactaaaaatatctacatatatttacaagtaaaaaatgggagctagctcggcgccggatggtaaggtgcccagaaggctggtagCATTGCCACGCTAAATTGCGATGCCAATTCGCTGGGCAAGGAAgtaaccagccctctggtcacccgtAGCATCAATGAGACGCTTCGCTAGCTCCCTAAATATACAGTGTGCTCCGGGTCCCCAAGGCCCGAGCGTTTCCACCCCAAACGGCTCAAACATGCAACCAGAATCAATGACAGCATATTTGCGCCGTTTGAGGTGGTCGGCCGCTGCGGCGGCCGACCCAGCCTTGGTCGAGGTCCCTGGAAGGTGGGACGGTGCAAGAGTATCGACGCACGTCGCGTCCCATACTAGGGGCCGACCCAACTTCCAGGGGACAAGAGTCATGCTGCCGTCGGGCCGTTTTCCGTCGTCCCTGGTCAGGCCTGTGGGCTCTAGGACGGCTGGTGCTCCGGCACTGGTAAAGGCCCGACGCAGAATGTCGTTGATGCTGGCGTGGCGTGTGATGCGGCCCGCACTTCTGCTGCAAGACAAGCCATGCAGGCCCTTACCAGTGACAATGGAACAACAGTGGCATGTGTGCGGGGCAACACATACAGATCCGAGTCGCAGTGCCATCGAAAGTCTAATTGTCTCATTGCTGAGAAGAGTGCCTAAATTTTTGGAGGGTAAAGCGTGTAACCACGCCCCCGACTCCCACTCGGAACAAGCAAGGAGACGAGCACGCTCCACGGGGCTGGTAAACGTTTCGTAAAGGTGGTCCCGTACCAGAACGCAGAGCGGCTCGTCCCATTGTCGTTGCGAGCGGGGGATCGTATTAGGCAGGTCAGTGTTAGGGCAGTTCGCCCTCCAAAAATCCATGGCCTCTGTAGCAAAAGAAATTTTGAGATCAATAGGGTTTTTCAGAATTTTGGAAACTAAATTTTGTGTACTATGAATTGATGAAAGAAATGCCGGAAGTGATATAATCGAAATTTTGCGGATCCCAATACCTCCGTATCTAATAGGAAGGGAGGCTTGGGACCATTGGTTGTTGTCCAAATCAATGTTCATGACAGATGAAAGGGTGATCTTAATTACATTATCAAGTTTTTCCAAAAGGTCGGGGTACATCCAAAGTGagaggtttttttaaataataaatcagaggtttttaatacttgaatacttatttattttatatgaaacacatTATTTCGTGTACATTGAAAAAAAACGGAGACAGAATGACAGGCAGATTCTACACGATTCTTTCAGAGGATTCTTTCAATAGGTTGCGTTCAGAAACGaactacaaatactacaattatcaaaataaaatgtttttaacgttttacagaCTATTATTTAACATTCCCCCTTAATTGTAGATTagttcacaaacatttttaaacttaacaGGTTCTAATGGCTTGGTTAGAATGTCAGCACAGTTAtatgaagtaggtacatactctACACATAAATTACCTCTTACAACATTTTCATGAATGAATTTATAACGAACATCTATATGTTTATAGCGTCTGTTCAACACTCCATTCTCTATCAGTTTTATAGCACTTTGATTGTCCACTTTTAAATTCACATGAACTTTTATTTGTAACATTTCTTCTATTAAGCTTTTTAGATACAGCACTTCTTTACTGCATTCTGCAGCAGCTATATATTCAGCTTCGCAGCTTGAGAGTGCGACTATAGGTTGTTTCCTTGCACACCATTGCAAGGGACCTCCGCAGTACATAATAATGTATCCGGTAGTGCTTCTTCTTGATTCCAGGTCTCCAGCAAAGTCGGAGTCGCTGTAGGCTTCTAATTTGGTAAGGTCTGAGTTTGTGTCATAGCCGATATCTATATTCTTACTTACTTGTATGTATCTTAGGGTTCTCTTTACGTTTTTCACATCAGTGTTGGTAGGTTTTTCCATGTTACGACTTTCAATATTAACCGAGAATGCCAGATCCGGTCGAGTCTTGCTACTTAGGTACATTAAAGAACCTATAGCTTCACGGTAGGGAAATCTCACATCTTCTGTATCTTCTTTGTCTTTTTCCTTCAGATCTTTTACTAATGGTGTCGGACATGGTTTAGAGTTTTCCATCTTAAATTTTTCCACTATGCTTTTGGCATATTCTTCTTGTCCAATTCTTATTTGTTTTTCTGTTCTAACTATCTCCATTCCTAGAAAGGAAGTAGGACCTTCTACAAAAGTCATTTCAAAGTCTTCTTCAACAATGAGAGCATCTCTTCTTTATTTTCTCCTATCAGCAATCCGCCGTCTACATATATTCCAAGGATAACATCTCCATTTTCTGTTTTGAAAATACAGTGATCTGTGTTAAGTGGGCATAATCCCTTCTTCTTTAGGGTCATTGAGAACTTTTGGTTCCACTTCAGAGGAGATTGTTTTAGTCCATATAGGCTTCTTTTCAGTTTACATATTTTTCCTTCTTCTTTTTCATAGCCTTCCGGTATCTGCATGTACAGATCTTCAGTTATCTCTCCGTAGAGGAAAGCAGTTTTTATATCCAGTTTCATGATATGGTATTGCTTATTTGCAGCAATAGCTAGCATAGTTCTGATAGAACTGTTATTAATCACAGGACTGAAAGTTTCTCCATAGTCAATGCCAGGTTTTTGTTCACATCCTCTCACCACCAATCGAGCTTTGTACTTTCCATCACTTTTCTGTTTCAGGACCCATCTATTGCTCAAGATTTTTCTTGTTCCAGCTTCAGCTCTATCAACAAGTTCCCATACTCTGTTGTCTTTCAATGATTGTTCTTCAGAGTTGATGGCTTTTATCCATTCTTCTTTTTCAGAACCGGTTGTGGCTTCGCTGTAGGTAAGGTAAG from Cydia strobilella chromosome 11, ilCydStro3.1, whole genome shotgun sequence includes these protein-coding regions:
- the LOC134745260 gene encoding tRNA-splicing endonuclease subunit Sen34, with protein sequence MISLYVEKGVAYVWNAEDWFTLRTQHRICGALVGTLPSYPRQNDFFGLPVALMSEEAALLVNKGICELYELPKITCKPNKSDKQNAKSMEEKVLAEQTEALRKRRIEQLSQKIDIIVAGKRQKLITKKIPITEENLNKQALLQEEIDKLPPLLPAHVLVHLPTQHHMDTEKSKVGLDVLSPSIREGDGVLHFTVFDDLWEKGHYITSGSKFGSDFLVYAGDPVKFHAMYMVRCIKDDKTSFRPINLITFGRLSVAVNKIALLAFCNIYGQVQYQTLQWHDNTN
- the LOC134745499 gene encoding programmed cell death protein 5, with amino-acid sequence MADPELEQIRQQRLAQLQAQHGGTGDPNKAKQQEERMEEAKHTILAQALSQDARARLNTIKLSRPEKGAMVENMICRMAQMGQVRTKISEQELIQLLESVNQQMGKSTSTVKFDRRRAALDSDDDL